In Arthrobacter sp. QXT-31, one genomic interval encodes:
- a CDS encoding PEP/pyruvate-binding domain-containing protein, with product MTRRTVRPLGDFGMADLADAGGKGAALGELVRQGFPVPPGFTITTEAYRSLLAGTELGAALEAIDQNKHDGGALRALIARLGVPPAVWTEIAEAYAALGGGAVAVRSSATAEDLPGAAFAGQQDTFLNVIGEAALAKAVADCWASLWTDRAMAYGERQGIDPREVAIAVVVQKMVPADTAGVMFTANPVTGERNETVVDASPGLGEAVVSGRVTPEHYVLDRRGRIRSFTPGGGEVVIGLAAEGGIREQPGSRSPDPSLTADQLRGLAGLGRKSQEHFGRPQDMEWALAGGRMFVLQSRPMTALPPQPLRLNMVQRRVVPFFIEMFQERPYPLDVSGWMKQGILAMLQRMGGSVGARFPTVEELLPEEDGVVVQLVPPSPRLTIRALAAPLSLARRARQYRMADWQNDPRFIAFLEQVDRLNGRHLETLRWPEVVGAARDCFAAMRGITDLRISYMPGIFLPLLRLRLMLLLLGRTGLASALIAGADTRTSQANRSLEQLAVMVREDPGLARAFDGSDGAALPRLLEEPAHAAFREAFDRFLREYGNRETVSPVLSSSPTWSDAPEVVLGLVKALMGQPPGRADQTGAALAELKRHPLLRFGPVRRQVLAAVDAARAGMAFREDSHFYATKVIPPMRRAYRELGRRLVAAGVIDGVKDVYHLRFEELEAITDDGGALPASVRQHYRPLVLARAARRRELEGVPLLDAALLFRDRLFRDRRRATGVLVAGTPASRGRAEGPVRIIRGPDEFGRLRSGDVLVCPYTNPSWTPLFQRAAAVVVDMGGLGSHAAIVAREYGIPAVMGTGTGTGTLAEGQRVIVDGSAGTVVASGTGAAGSG from the coding sequence ATGACTCGAAGGACAGTCCGCCCGCTTGGTGACTTCGGCATGGCAGATCTCGCGGACGCCGGCGGCAAGGGAGCAGCCCTGGGCGAACTGGTGCGGCAAGGCTTTCCGGTGCCTCCGGGGTTCACTATCACCACGGAGGCCTACCGTTCGCTGCTCGCCGGAACAGAGCTGGGGGCGGCGCTGGAGGCGATTGATCAAAACAAGCACGACGGCGGCGCCCTCCGCGCGCTGATCGCCCGCCTTGGCGTGCCCCCGGCCGTCTGGACGGAGATTGCCGAGGCCTATGCGGCCCTGGGAGGCGGGGCGGTGGCTGTCCGTTCCAGCGCCACTGCCGAAGACCTTCCCGGAGCCGCCTTCGCCGGCCAGCAGGACACGTTCCTGAATGTCATCGGCGAGGCGGCGCTGGCCAAAGCGGTTGCCGATTGCTGGGCCTCCCTCTGGACCGACCGGGCCATGGCCTACGGAGAGCGGCAGGGGATCGACCCGCGGGAGGTGGCGATCGCCGTCGTCGTTCAAAAGATGGTGCCGGCCGACACCGCGGGTGTCATGTTCACCGCGAACCCGGTCACAGGTGAGCGCAATGAGACGGTAGTGGATGCCAGCCCGGGCCTGGGCGAGGCGGTGGTGTCCGGCCGGGTGACACCGGAACACTATGTGCTGGACCGGAGGGGCAGGATCCGCAGCTTCACACCCGGCGGCGGCGAGGTGGTGATTGGCCTGGCCGCGGAGGGCGGAATCAGGGAACAGCCCGGCAGCCGCAGCCCGGATCCTTCCCTGACCGCGGACCAGCTCCGGGGGCTGGCTGGCTTGGGCCGCAAATCTCAGGAGCACTTCGGCCGGCCGCAGGACATGGAGTGGGCGTTGGCCGGAGGCCGGATGTTTGTGCTGCAGTCGCGGCCCATGACCGCGCTGCCGCCCCAGCCGCTGCGGCTCAATATGGTGCAGCGGCGGGTGGTGCCGTTCTTCATCGAAATGTTCCAGGAGCGGCCCTACCCGCTGGATGTGTCCGGCTGGATGAAGCAGGGGATCCTGGCGATGCTGCAGAGGATGGGCGGCAGCGTCGGTGCGCGGTTCCCCACCGTCGAGGAGCTGCTGCCGGAAGAGGACGGTGTGGTGGTCCAGCTCGTGCCGCCGTCCCCGCGGCTGACGATCCGCGCCCTGGCCGCGCCGCTCAGCCTGGCCCGCCGCGCGAGGCAGTACAGGATGGCCGACTGGCAGAACGACCCCAGGTTCATCGCCTTCCTGGAGCAGGTGGACCGGCTGAACGGACGGCACCTGGAAACGCTGCGCTGGCCAGAGGTTGTGGGCGCCGCGCGGGACTGCTTTGCCGCGATGCGGGGCATCACAGACCTGCGGATCTCCTACATGCCCGGCATATTCCTTCCCCTGCTGAGGCTGCGCCTGATGCTCCTGCTGTTGGGCAGGACGGGCCTGGCTTCCGCACTGATCGCGGGCGCGGACACCCGGACCAGCCAGGCGAACCGCTCGCTGGAGCAGCTGGCCGTGATGGTCCGGGAGGATCCGGGCCTGGCCCGCGCCTTCGATGGATCCGACGGGGCGGCCTTGCCGCGGCTTCTTGAAGAGCCGGCACACGCAGCCTTCCGCGAGGCGTTTGACCGCTTCCTGCGCGAATATGGGAACCGTGAAACCGTCAGCCCGGTGCTGAGCAGTTCACCCACCTGGTCCGATGCCCCCGAGGTGGTGCTGGGGCTGGTGAAGGCGCTCATGGGCCAGCCGCCAGGCAGGGCAGACCAGACCGGCGCCGCACTGGCTGAGCTGAAGCGCCACCCCCTCCTCCGCTTCGGGCCCGTCCGGCGGCAGGTGCTCGCCGCCGTCGACGCCGCCCGGGCGGGAATGGCGTTCCGTGAGGACAGCCACTTCTACGCCACCAAGGTCATTCCGCCCATGCGCCGCGCGTACCGCGAGCTCGGCCGCCGCCTTGTTGCCGCCGGGGTGATTGACGGCGTTAAGGACGTCTACCACCTGCGGTTCGAGGAACTGGAGGCAATAACGGACGACGGCGGTGCGCTGCCGGCTTCCGTCCGGCAGCACTACCGGCCGCTCGTGCTGGCCAGGGCGGCCAGGCGCCGCGAACTCGAGGGGGTACCGCTGCTGGATGCGGCGCTGCTGTTCAGGGACCGCCTGTTCAGGGACCGGCGTCGGGCAACGGGCGTTCTGGTCGCCGGCACTCCGGCAAGCCGCGGCCGTGCAGAAGGACCGGTGCGGATCATCAGGGGCCCGGACGAGTTCGGCCGGCTACGCAGCGGCGACGTTCTTGTCTGCCCCTACACGAACCCCTCCTGGACGCCGCTGTTCCAGCGCGCGGCCGCCGTCGTCGTCGATATGGGAGGGCTCGGCTCGCATGCTGCCATTGTTGCCCGGGAATATGGAATTCCGGCGGTGATGGGAACCGGCACGGGCACGGGCACCCTGGCCGAGGGGCAGCGGGTCATTGTGGACGGCAGCGCCGGCACGGTGGTGGCTTCGGGCACCGGCGCCGCGGGCAGCGGGTGA
- a CDS encoding alpha/beta fold hydrolase, giving the protein MTGESAGLVNVDGSEIYWEASGNPAGVPVLYLHGGPGVGLGPRYKTRHDASKFWTIGLDQRGCGRSKPAVQDDLPSLPANTTQALIEDIEAVRRHLGIAKWIVTGGSWGSTLALAYALQHRDRVHGLALMAVGTTSRKEVEWITEGVGRIFPEAWAEFAKSARCRPGERVVDAYARRLAGTDRDDAETAALAWDRWESTHVSLDPLWQPGPMFDDDRERMTMAILVTHYWSRDAFLPEGQTIMERIHQLNGVPGYLIHGRKDVSGPVITPWMLHQRWDGSRLTVIENEGHGGPQCWAALVGAVEEIADGLSRVDGREA; this is encoded by the coding sequence ATGACGGGCGAGAGTGCGGGGCTGGTAAACGTCGACGGGTCAGAAATCTATTGGGAGGCATCGGGCAACCCGGCCGGGGTCCCCGTCCTCTACCTCCACGGCGGCCCTGGTGTTGGCCTGGGTCCCCGATACAAGACCCGCCACGATGCTTCGAAATTCTGGACCATCGGGCTGGACCAGCGCGGCTGTGGGAGAAGCAAACCGGCTGTCCAGGACGATCTGCCCTCCCTGCCGGCCAACACCACCCAGGCCCTGATCGAGGACATCGAGGCCGTTCGCCGGCACCTCGGAATTGCGAAGTGGATCGTCACGGGTGGGTCCTGGGGGAGCACGCTGGCCCTGGCCTATGCCCTGCAGCACCGGGACCGGGTGCATGGGCTAGCCCTGATGGCGGTGGGAACGACGAGCCGCAAGGAGGTTGAGTGGATCACCGAGGGCGTGGGGCGGATCTTCCCGGAAGCATGGGCGGAGTTCGCGAAGTCCGCCAGGTGCAGGCCGGGGGAGCGCGTGGTGGATGCGTATGCCCGCCGCCTCGCGGGAACTGACCGGGACGACGCCGAAACCGCAGCCCTGGCATGGGACCGGTGGGAATCGACGCACGTCTCCCTGGATCCGCTCTGGCAACCCGGCCCGATGTTCGACGACGATCGCGAGCGGATGACCATGGCCATCCTCGTCACCCACTACTGGTCCCGTGACGCCTTCCTCCCGGAGGGACAGACCATCATGGAAAGAATCCACCAACTCAACGGAGTTCCCGGCTACCTCATTCACGGGCGGAAAGACGTAAGTGGGCCGGTCATCACGCCCTGGATGCTTCATCAGCGCTGGGACGGCAGCCGGCTCACCGTCATCGAGAACGAAGGGCATGGCGGGCCGCAGTGCTGGGCCGCGCTTGTCGGCGCGGTCGAAGAAATCGCGGACGGGCTGTCCCGGGTGGACGGTCGGGAGGCGTAA
- a CDS encoding branched-chain amino acid transporter permease has protein sequence MPDTGYILAVCGVVFAITLGLRALPFAALKTLRQSALVKALAVWMPVGILGILAASTLRGAILADPDTAAVACLAVAVTAATHLLAGRRTLLSVGVGTAVYVVLVNVDLTSALA, from the coding sequence ATGCCTGATACCGGCTACATCCTTGCCGTCTGTGGCGTCGTGTTCGCCATCACGCTCGGCCTGCGCGCGCTACCGTTTGCTGCACTCAAGACGCTCCGGCAGTCCGCCCTGGTGAAGGCGCTGGCTGTGTGGATGCCCGTGGGCATCCTCGGCATCCTGGCCGCCTCAACCCTGCGCGGCGCCATCCTGGCTGATCCGGACACGGCGGCTGTGGCATGTCTGGCTGTGGCTGTTACCGCCGCCACCCACCTCCTGGCCGGGCGCCGCACTCTCCTGAGCGTCGGCGTCGGCACCGCAGTCTACGTCGTTTTGGTCAACGTGGACCTTACCTCAGCGCTGGCATGA
- a CDS encoding AzlC family ABC transporter permease: protein MAHATQIVPADTAPNSPRRETARGLRDSFAAGLGMYPLGIAFGLLVVQAGLPWWVAPALSVAGFAGSLELLLVGMIVAATPLATIALTTFMVNFRHVFYSFSFPLHVVQSPFAKAYSVYALIDEAYAVTAASSDTWTPWRLVSMQAAFHCYWLGGGLTGVLVGSLMPGPVKGLDFALCALFVTLTLDAARTRQHLPSFLLAGLSFAVAAVLLPSQALFAALALFLILLLARFVLRPGHDRRGTTDA, encoded by the coding sequence ATGGCACATGCGACACAAATCGTCCCCGCGGACACCGCCCCGAACTCCCCGCGGCGTGAGACCGCCCGGGGTTTGCGGGACTCCTTCGCAGCAGGGTTGGGCATGTATCCGTTGGGCATCGCGTTCGGCTTGCTGGTTGTTCAGGCTGGCCTGCCGTGGTGGGTGGCGCCCGCGTTGTCGGTTGCGGGCTTCGCCGGGTCCCTTGAACTGCTGCTCGTCGGCATGATCGTCGCGGCCACACCGCTGGCAACCATCGCCCTGACCACGTTCATGGTGAACTTCCGCCACGTGTTTTATTCGTTCTCCTTCCCCCTTCATGTGGTGCAGAGCCCGTTCGCGAAGGCCTACTCCGTGTATGCGCTGATCGACGAGGCCTACGCGGTCACGGCCGCCTCCAGCGACACTTGGACACCCTGGCGGCTGGTCAGCATGCAGGCCGCGTTCCACTGCTACTGGCTCGGGGGCGGCCTCACCGGAGTACTGGTCGGATCGCTGATGCCCGGGCCAGTTAAAGGGCTCGACTTCGCACTGTGTGCACTGTTCGTCACGCTCACGCTCGACGCCGCACGCACACGCCAGCACCTTCCGTCGTTCCTGCTGGCAGGACTGAGCTTCGCTGTCGCCGCGGTTCTCCTGCCGTCCCAAGCCCTTTTCGCGGCACTGGCACTGTTTCTGATCCTCCTGCTGGCCCGCTTCGTCCTCCGGCCCGGCCATGATCGAAGGGGCACCACCGATGCCTGA
- a CDS encoding Lrp/AsnC family transcriptional regulator: MDKLDAAIIEVLEHDGRISNTDLAAAVGLTPGPCLRRVQRLESTGVIRGYRAEIDPKAVGRAFEVILDVELTNFDRKSVERFENTMAAFDEVTEMHRLFGSPDYFVRVKVADLPAYEAFLSDRVMTIPGIQKVSSRFTMKTIKG; encoded by the coding sequence ATGGATAAGCTCGATGCAGCAATAATCGAAGTGCTGGAGCACGACGGGCGGATCTCCAATACGGACCTGGCCGCCGCTGTGGGGCTCACACCGGGACCCTGCCTGCGCCGGGTCCAGCGGCTGGAATCCACCGGCGTCATCCGCGGATACCGCGCGGAGATCGACCCGAAGGCGGTGGGCCGCGCCTTCGAGGTGATTCTCGACGTCGAGCTCACCAACTTCGACCGGAAGAGCGTGGAGCGCTTCGAGAACACCATGGCCGCCTTCGATGAGGTCACCGAAATGCACCGCCTCTTTGGCTCGCCGGACTACTTTGTGCGCGTCAAAGTCGCCGACCTTCCGGCCTACGAAGCCTTCCTCAGCGACCGCGTTATGACCATCCCGGGCATCCAGAAAGTCAGTTCCCGGTTCACCATGAAAACCATCAAGGGCTGA
- a CDS encoding SRPBCC family protein, protein MAHAENEVTINRPASEVYAFLADGLNNPRWRSGVQGIALKEGSAGELGAIYSQTLTGPKGRPIQGDYRITDAGPGKLLGFQVVAGPARPTGSYTLTEEGNSTRVRFSLDLKLPLLMRVFDSLVTKTMESEVAQLTKLKEVIEAG, encoded by the coding sequence ATGGCCCACGCTGAAAACGAAGTCACCATCAACAGACCCGCGTCGGAGGTGTACGCATTCCTGGCGGACGGCCTGAACAATCCAAGATGGCGCTCCGGAGTGCAGGGCATCGCTCTCAAGGAAGGCTCCGCCGGAGAGCTGGGGGCCATCTACAGCCAAACGCTGACCGGGCCGAAAGGCCGGCCCATCCAGGGCGACTACAGAATCACCGATGCTGGGCCAGGAAAGCTTCTGGGCTTTCAGGTGGTGGCAGGTCCGGCACGCCCGACCGGCAGTTACACGCTGACCGAGGAGGGCAACAGCACCCGCGTCCGTTTCAGCCTGGACCTCAAGCTTCCGCTCCTCATGCGCGTTTTCGACTCCCTGGTGACCAAAACCATGGAATCTGAGGTAGCCCAGCTGACGAAGCTCAAGGAAGTCATCGAGGCCGGCTAG
- a CDS encoding thiolase family protein, producing the protein MSSSGSGSAVAGSGDLVLPDERQPVIIAALRTPICRANGALKHLRSHELLAPVFAALLHESGAKAAEVADVVIGNAVGAGGNVARLAALEAGLPVTVPGLTVDRQCGSGLDAIVLASRLVAAGGGTYLAGGVESISTAPLRAHRNDDGEPAFFSRAQFAPHTHGDPDMGVAAENVAREYGISRDRQDEFALRSHRRAVAAQGSGTFGRETVELPAAPGAVQATVTSDDGPRPKLGEALMARFPAAFVESGTVTAGNSCFDADGAAAVVITSLTRARELGAGDGLAVLGTGTAGVAPQLLGIGAAAAASKLLAAHSVAAGDVDFVEFNEAFASQTLACLDHLGIDAARANADGGALALGHAYGASGAVLVTRLLAQARREPARTARGKLALAMISIAGGMGTAALFRHVRL; encoded by the coding sequence TTGTCTAGCTCGGGGTCCGGCAGCGCTGTGGCCGGCAGCGGGGACCTGGTGCTGCCCGACGAGCGCCAGCCGGTGATCATCGCCGCGCTGCGCACGCCCATCTGCCGGGCGAACGGTGCGCTGAAGCACCTGCGCTCCCACGAACTGCTGGCACCGGTCTTCGCGGCCTTACTCCACGAATCGGGTGCGAAGGCGGCCGAGGTGGCGGACGTCGTCATCGGCAATGCCGTGGGTGCGGGCGGCAACGTCGCGCGGCTGGCGGCACTGGAAGCGGGCCTGCCGGTCACGGTTCCCGGGCTCACTGTGGACCGGCAGTGCGGCTCCGGCCTGGACGCCATTGTCCTCGCCTCGCGGCTCGTCGCCGCCGGCGGCGGCACCTACCTCGCCGGCGGGGTCGAGAGCATCAGTACTGCGCCGCTGCGCGCGCACCGGAACGACGACGGCGAACCCGCCTTTTTCAGCCGCGCCCAGTTCGCGCCGCACACCCATGGAGATCCGGACATGGGTGTCGCCGCCGAGAACGTTGCGCGGGAGTACGGCATCAGCCGGGACCGGCAGGACGAGTTCGCCCTGCGCAGCCACCGCAGGGCCGTGGCTGCGCAGGGCAGCGGGACCTTTGGCAGGGAAACGGTCGAGCTGCCCGCGGCACCCGGGGCGGTGCAGGCGACAGTGACGTCCGACGACGGTCCCCGCCCCAAACTCGGCGAGGCCCTGATGGCGCGGTTCCCCGCGGCGTTCGTGGAGTCCGGGACTGTCACCGCCGGAAACTCATGCTTCGACGCGGACGGGGCAGCCGCCGTCGTTATTACGTCCCTGACCAGGGCGCGGGAACTGGGTGCTGGCGACGGCCTGGCCGTCCTCGGCACGGGGACCGCCGGCGTGGCGCCGCAGCTCCTGGGCATCGGTGCCGCGGCGGCTGCGTCCAAGCTGCTGGCGGCGCATTCCGTGGCTGCCGGGGACGTGGATTTCGTGGAATTCAATGAGGCGTTCGCCTCCCAGACCCTTGCATGCCTGGACCATCTGGGGATCGACGCGGCCCGTGCCAACGCCGACGGCGGCGCCCTGGCCCTGGGCCATGCTTACGGCGCATCCGGCGCGGTGCTGGTCACCCGGCTCCTGGCACAGGCCAGGCGGGAACCTGCGCGCACTGCCCGGGGAAAGCTCGCCCTGGCCATGATCAGCATCGCCGGCGGCATGGGCACCGCCGCGCTGTTCCGCCACGTCCGGCTGTAG
- a CDS encoding class I adenylate-forming enzyme family protein, which yields MPFLNNLQRWADERPDDTAVVVAGRRLSWAELRDAAQDAANRGMAPVTVLAQPNSTRFAVDFAAAVAGNRECAVLDPTWPEALQDEIVQRLGGRVDPVPGGAGIELADGDPEASFLIGLTSGTTSVPKAFTRSRRSWQQSFDASMEFFGLTQDDRTLAPGPLAASLNLYALAECLYAGSEFHTLETFDVGDVHAAIAHDGITRLVLVPTMLRLLSERGLLGCVDASGIRTIICAGSKLDARTLEAARRWAPHATIFEYYGASELSFVSGAGLAAGEPSAAGSTAIGRPFPGVEVRILDDSGAELPDGTAGNISVKSGMVSNGYLWGDDGQALRCFDGWFTVGDQGYLADGVLHILGRRADMIITAGKNVYPHEVELALSSVPGVASAIAAGMDDDLRGQRVVAGIVPSHGGVTATQLKTGLEDVLAKDKRPLQYFALDELPVTDRGKVSRRLLLDWIAARDSRVRHLV from the coding sequence ATGCCTTTTCTCAACAACCTTCAGCGTTGGGCCGATGAACGCCCCGACGACACCGCCGTCGTCGTCGCCGGAAGACGGCTCAGCTGGGCAGAACTGCGCGACGCTGCGCAAGATGCGGCAAACCGCGGCATGGCGCCCGTCACGGTGCTCGCCCAGCCTAACTCCACCCGGTTCGCGGTTGACTTCGCTGCCGCCGTCGCTGGTAACCGCGAGTGCGCGGTCCTGGACCCTACCTGGCCCGAAGCGCTGCAGGACGAGATCGTCCAGCGGCTGGGCGGCCGCGTTGACCCGGTGCCCGGTGGCGCCGGCATTGAGTTGGCAGACGGGGACCCTGAGGCCTCGTTCCTCATCGGCCTGACCTCGGGCACCACCTCCGTGCCCAAGGCGTTTACCCGCTCGCGCCGTTCCTGGCAGCAGTCCTTCGACGCGTCCATGGAGTTCTTCGGACTCACCCAGGACGACAGGACCCTGGCGCCCGGACCGCTGGCCGCCAGCCTCAACCTGTACGCCCTGGCCGAGTGCCTCTACGCCGGTTCGGAGTTCCACACGCTGGAGACGTTCGACGTCGGCGACGTCCACGCCGCCATCGCGCACGACGGCATCACCCGGCTGGTGCTGGTGCCCACCATGCTGCGGCTGCTCAGCGAACGCGGGCTGCTGGGCTGCGTGGATGCCTCCGGCATCCGGACCATCATCTGCGCGGGCTCGAAGCTCGATGCGCGCACGCTGGAGGCCGCCCGCCGCTGGGCACCGCATGCCACGATCTTCGAGTACTACGGCGCGTCCGAGCTGAGCTTCGTCTCCGGCGCCGGCCTGGCCGCAGGCGAGCCCTCCGCCGCCGGAAGCACCGCGATCGGCAGGCCGTTCCCCGGCGTGGAAGTGAGGATCCTGGACGATTCCGGCGCGGAACTTCCGGACGGCACCGCAGGCAACATCAGCGTCAAAAGCGGCATGGTGAGCAACGGCTACCTCTGGGGCGACGACGGGCAGGCGCTGCGCTGCTTCGACGGCTGGTTCACCGTGGGGGACCAGGGCTACCTGGCCGACGGCGTCCTGCACATCCTCGGCCGGCGCGCCGACATGATCATCACCGCAGGCAAGAACGTCTATCCGCACGAGGTGGAGCTGGCGCTGTCGTCCGTCCCCGGGGTTGCCTCGGCGATTGCCGCGGGCATGGATGATGACCTCAGGGGCCAGCGCGTGGTGGCCGGCATCGTTCCTTCCCACGGCGGGGTCACGGCCACCCAGCTAAAGACCGGCCTGGAGGACGTCCTCGCCAAGGACAAGCGGCCGCTGCAGTACTTCGCGCTCGATGAGCTCCCGGTGACGGACCGCGGAAAGGTCAGCCGGCGCCTGCTCCTCGACTGGATCGCGGCCCGCGACAGCCGGGTCCGGCACCTTGTCTAG
- the ypfJ gene encoding KPN_02809 family neutral zinc metallopeptidase, which yields MSFNDGVELDPSQVEDRRGSGIGRGTKIGGGIGGGVVLLLAALFGINPQLLEGLVGTGQEQPAQSTGTPLTQCKLGSDADRDLDCRIAGTVNSLNAFWPAYLADYSVKYPRPKAVLFEGATRTGCGTASSEVGPFYCPADTTAYFDPGFFQDLVTRFGSSGGPLAQEYVVAHEFGHHVQNVLGDLDEAQKDPQGAESGAVRVELQADCYAGLWTRYATTQKDPKTGKPFLEPLKQQDLNDALSAASAVGDDRIQKAATGRVSPEGWTHGSSAQRQKWFYQGYRTGDINQCDTFSATTL from the coding sequence ATGAGCTTCAATGACGGGGTCGAACTGGACCCATCCCAGGTGGAAGACCGCCGCGGCAGCGGAATTGGCCGCGGCACCAAGATCGGCGGAGGCATCGGGGGCGGCGTTGTGTTGCTCCTGGCGGCCCTGTTCGGCATCAACCCGCAGCTGCTGGAGGGGCTCGTCGGCACAGGCCAGGAACAGCCTGCCCAGAGCACGGGAACGCCCCTCACCCAGTGCAAGCTCGGCAGCGACGCAGACAGGGACCTCGACTGCCGGATTGCCGGAACGGTGAACAGCCTCAACGCGTTTTGGCCGGCATATCTTGCCGACTACAGCGTGAAGTACCCGCGGCCGAAGGCTGTGCTGTTCGAAGGCGCCACCCGCACCGGCTGCGGCACGGCCTCATCAGAGGTGGGTCCGTTCTACTGCCCGGCGGACACCACGGCCTACTTCGATCCCGGGTTCTTCCAGGACCTCGTGACCCGCTTCGGTTCATCGGGCGGCCCGCTGGCCCAGGAGTATGTGGTGGCCCATGAGTTCGGCCACCATGTGCAGAACGTGCTCGGCGATCTGGACGAGGCGCAGAAGGATCCGCAGGGTGCGGAGTCCGGCGCCGTCCGCGTGGAATTGCAGGCGGACTGCTATGCCGGCCTTTGGACCCGCTACGCCACCACCCAGAAGGACCCGAAGACGGGCAAGCCCTTCCTTGAACCGCTCAAGCAGCAGGACCTGAACGATGCGCTTTCGGCCGCCTCAGCCGTCGGCGATGACCGGATCCAGAAGGCCGCCACAGGACGCGTCTCGCCCGAGGGCTGGACGCACGGGTCCAGCGCCCAGCGGCAGAAGTGGTTCTACCAGGGCTACAGGACCGGTGACATCAACCAGTGCGACACGTTCAGCGCCACGACGCTGTAA
- a CDS encoding metal-sulfur cluster assembly factor, with protein sequence MTEIDAGRTALEDVEEALKDVIDPELGVNVVDLGLLYGLRYSDEDGALLIDMTLTTAACPLTDVLEEQVGKALDGVVDEWRLNWVWMPPWGPERITDDGKDQMRALGFNI encoded by the coding sequence ATGACCGAAATCGACGCAGGGCGCACCGCCCTGGAGGATGTCGAAGAGGCGCTCAAGGACGTCATCGACCCCGAACTCGGGGTCAACGTCGTGGACCTGGGCCTGCTCTACGGCCTGCGGTACTCGGATGAAGACGGCGCCCTGCTGATCGACATGACCCTCACCACCGCCGCCTGTCCGCTGACCGACGTGCTCGAGGAGCAGGTGGGCAAAGCGCTTGACGGCGTCGTGGACGAGTGGCGCCTGAACTGGGTATGGATGCCGCCATGGGGTCCGGAGCGGATCACCGACGACGGCAAGGACCAGATGCGGGCCCTCGGCTTCAACATCTGA
- the sufC gene encoding Fe-S cluster assembly ATPase SufC, which produces MSTLEIKDLHVSIDTEQGTKEILKGVSLTIRTGETHAIMGPNGSGKSTLASTIAGHPRYNVTGGSITLDGEDVLAMSVDERARAGVFLAMQYPVEVPGVTMTNFLRTAKTAIDGEAPALRTWTKDVKAAMQQLRIDADFAQRNVNEGFSGGEKKRVEILQLELFKPKFAVLDETDSGLDVDALKVVSEGVNRAHATGNMGTLLITHYTRILRYIKPDFVHVFVNGQVVEEGGPELADRLEEEGYDRYAGAAGTATAAAVQA; this is translated from the coding sequence ATGTCTACTCTTGAGATCAAGGACCTGCACGTCAGCATCGACACCGAGCAGGGCACCAAGGAAATCCTGAAGGGCGTCAGCCTGACCATCCGCACCGGTGAGACCCACGCCATCATGGGCCCCAACGGCTCCGGCAAGTCCACCCTGGCCTCCACCATCGCCGGCCACCCGCGCTACAACGTCACCGGCGGTTCCATCACGCTGGACGGCGAAGACGTGCTGGCCATGAGCGTTGACGAGCGCGCCCGCGCCGGCGTCTTCCTCGCCATGCAGTACCCGGTGGAGGTTCCCGGCGTCACCATGACCAACTTCCTGCGGACCGCCAAGACCGCCATCGACGGCGAAGCCCCGGCCCTGCGCACCTGGACCAAGGACGTCAAGGCCGCGATGCAGCAGCTGCGCATCGACGCCGACTTCGCCCAGCGCAACGTCAACGAAGGCTTCTCCGGCGGTGAGAAGAAGCGCGTGGAGATCCTGCAGCTGGAACTCTTCAAGCCGAAGTTCGCCGTCCTGGACGAGACCGACTCCGGCCTCGACGTTGACGCCCTCAAGGTGGTCTCCGAAGGCGTCAACCGCGCACACGCCACCGGCAACATGGGCACGCTGCTCATCACGCACTACACTCGGATCCTGCGCTACATCAAGCCTGACTTCGTCCACGTCTTCGTGAACGGCCAGGTTGTGGAAGAGGGCGGCCCGGAACTCGCCGACCGTCTGGAAGAAGAAGGTTACGACCGCTACGCCGGTGCTGCCGGAACCGCCACGGCGGCTGCGGTCCAGGCCTAG
- a CDS encoding non-heme iron oxygenase ferredoxin subunit, translating into MTEQPKGELVCKAHEIQLKQALRILIDDYPVAIVKDSMGEIHAIGDTCSHADISLSEGDVEGCTIECWGHGSQFDLRTGEPLQLPAYDPVPVFAVEIHGDDVYVDFTNVLNGAETPNFN; encoded by the coding sequence ATGACTGAACAGCCCAAGGGCGAACTCGTCTGCAAGGCACACGAGATCCAGCTCAAGCAGGCCCTGCGGATCCTGATCGACGACTACCCCGTCGCGATCGTCAAGGACTCCATGGGAGAAATCCACGCAATCGGTGACACGTGCTCGCACGCCGACATCTCGCTCTCCGAGGGCGACGTGGAAGGCTGCACCATCGAGTGCTGGGGGCACGGCTCCCAGTTCGATTTGCGCACCGGCGAACCCCTGCAGCTGCCGGCCTACGACCCCGTTCCGGTGTTCGCGGTGGAGATCCACGGGGACGACGTCTACGTGGACTTCACCAACGTCCTGAACGGCGCCGAAACGCCGAACTTCAACTGA